In the genome of Silurus meridionalis isolate SWU-2019-XX chromosome 17, ASM1480568v1, whole genome shotgun sequence, the window GAGCAGTTCTATGGAGAGACAAGAAGATGAGAccagaggagagaaagaaagagaaagagagagagaaagagagcacgCAGTGGAGTGATTGAACACGCCAGTGTTGGTGTGTATGAGGTGCACAAGTACTCTACTGCAGCAGCAGCCATTtcttcacctgtgtgtgtgtgtgtgtgtgtgtgtgtgtgtgtgttctacttCTAAGAAGTACATTAGTAATGTGATGGTATGCATATTAATTTGCATGAGTATGTGCTCTAATGCGATTCActctgttggtgtgtgtgtgtgtgtgtgtgtgtgtgtgtgtgtgtgtgtgtgttcacatccCTGTTTAAAGTCGACAGGAGAGAATAGAACAGgtttgtgtgaatgagtgtgtgtgtaagtatgtgagagtgtgtgtgtgtgtgtgtgtgtgtgtgtgtgtgtgttcactcgcTGTCGGACAGCGTCTCGTACTGAGAGCAGAGCAGCGGTTTGGGTTCCTCCTCCCAGGTCCGGCTCTGAGGTTGTGGAGGTCCGGCGGTGGACTGGGTGGGTGAAGGGGAGGGGCCGGGCATCACTGAACCAGGCATGCGCATCATCGTGAAGAGGTTGCAAGGGTACGGGGTGGAGCCTAagcacatacacaacacacacaaaaatgatccagaatatcttaaatattccttttcttcatctgtttcattccttttatttatactacaagaaatactgttcatttattcagtattttattatgcatttaTAGTTGCATTCGTTTCATGCATTCATCAATTTAAAGTTCATCTGTTTATGTGGAGTCAAATGTTGCCACAGAAACAACAATGGCTGAACTTTCTGagcctctgaccaatcagaatcgagaattcttggtatataattataagtgataatacagggtttctgcaggtttcaccacaTCAAATTCAGGACATTTTAACACAAGACCAATAAGTATGAAATTTAGGACCTATttcatcaaaaacacaaaaacacgtTGTCTGAGACTGGCCTTAACCGAGCCCAAAATTCAGTTTGTTTCCAAGCCGAAAACTTGAACTTCCCCGTACCTGAAAATTATGGTACGATCCGAAAGAGATTCACCTTagacagaaagctgattggctgttgcatgttggtctcataatgcagcaaattatatttggagccgtgaaagaaagaactacaacaacCACGAAAACGAACccaaaattaagacctgtttaaaattagAAACTTTTTAAGtcctaaagtaaaaaaaacatatttaatttcaCTTTTTAAGACCCTGTGGGAACCATGTATAGTTAATTATAATCGAAGTTGAAGTCTTACCTGTGGACGAGGGTCTGTCCTCCCACACTCGGTTGGTGAGAGGTGTGCGGCGGTTGCAGTCTCCCTCGGAGTGGACGGAGGACACGGAAGACGGTCTCTCTCCTCCTGAAAGTCCAGGACCGGGGGACTTTGTCTTGCGGCCGTTGGAACGTCCGCTGCTCTTTGATttacctacaacacacacaccataatgaCGTCATATAATTCGACTTCGCAAAGTGATATATAtaagagaaatatataaaataaaaagtgtgtattagtatcattgtgtgtgtgtgtgtgtgtgtgtgtggcccagGTCCATACCAGACAGTGTGTAGGGCTCGTCAGTGCGTGGATCAGCAGCAGCAGGGGGTCCGGAGACGGAGTTCGAGCGCTCGTCTGCCTGGTCGTCATATTTTCCCATTAGTGCCTTGCGGATGATGGCCTCCAAGCCGATGGTGTTCCCGCTGGAGTCTGGAGGAGGTTGGCTACGCACCGCCACGGAACCTAAAACATGCACTCGTGTTATGAGTTGTTTTTCTAGTTGTCCAGCTACATACATCTTTATAAAACTTtaacacacttttttctttcgCTCGAATTGATATTATTTCATAATAGGGTTAAGGTTACCTCCAGTAGCAGAAGCAGGCATGTTGAAGATCTCAGTCCCGGGTTGGCCTGAGTCTGGAGGAGGGAAAGGTGAATATGAAGTCTGAGATACATGATACGgatgaaagtttgtggacacctgagtgtAGGATTCTGTCTGAACGTccgattccacatttaatccccgttttgctgttataatgatctccactctttagggaagatgttctagattttagtgtgtgcttgtggagatttgtatttatccacgagtgttagtaaagtcaggtagtgatggaggtgagaaggtgaggaggcctgggtgcagtcagcgttcacattcattcaataGCTCTATaaaaggagatcttccactccaactcatgtgaAACAGATCTtgatggagtttgctttgtgcacaggggtgtattgtcctgctgaaacaagtttgggtctcctagatcaagtgatGGGAAAACTTTGCCATGCActaagcaggaaaaaaaaacagatatgtTGCAAACTCACTGAAGTCACTGTCATTGCCTACGACCATCTTCTTAATCATCTCCTTCTTGCTCTTGACGATGGCGGAGTTGTTCTCGGTGAGTTTGCTGAAGAATGCAGGTGGCTGGGAGCTGCTCGAGGGAGACCGAGATCCCATCCTGACCGAGACGCCAGGGGGGGAGGAGAAAAGGTGTTATAAGTTTGTGtctatgtttttacatttatggcatttgacagacaccGTTATCCAGAGTGGAGTTGCAAATGGGAGAACAATTTCAGGTAAATCTCCAGAAACTTTCTATAGGAACTTCATCTGGacaattttggaaatattccaagatTAAAACTTATAAGccgacatgcatgcaaactaatacagattttaaaaaatcccttttttttttttttactttgatttaattgttagtatctggttgttttaactaaaaaaaaataaaaaattacccTGCAAgttacatttaagttccctgttataggctcacctgcaattttgttaattcccagtttattcccattaactCCCTTCGAAGTTTTCCAGTCATTAAAAATTCTTGGAATTTGGCAACCCTAATCCAAAGCgatttacaatgatctcattcatacaactgacaGTTGAGGgcttagggccttgctcaagggcccagcagtggcattttAATGGTGCTGGAAACTGAACTTAGAtcagatcagaagtccaacatctggGCTCTCTCTCCTCCCTGACAGTATCTCACATGTATTCACTTCAgttcagtgtgtctgtgtgaatatCAAGTCTATACCCTTGTTCGGCTTGTTCGCTGGGACACGCTGCTGCCTGAGATTCCGGCTCTGACACGCCCCCTGGTGGAGAGACGGGCTCAATGCAATCGGCGGACAGGCTCACTGGAGACACTTTACTTTGAGGAGGAGACCTGTTTGgggaggaaaaataaataaaagagctCAGCATGAGGTTCACAACCTGCCCACAGGATTGACTCTAATAGTGCAGTTATTATGAAGATATCTCTGAGCTGCAATGTGTTCAATCTCCTCACCTGTCTCTCAGCCTGTCTCTGTCGTTGCTGGAGCCCTCGGGGGTAAAGCGGCTGCCGACGCTCGTCTCCAGTGGGGTCTGAGGGGCGCTTGGTGGGCGAGTGAGGTCCAATACGGGTGAACTGTGATAACCATAGACAGACTGGCCTCCCGCCTGCCCCTGCTGTGACTGACGCATGTAATCTTTCTTAATCACCTCCTGAAACAGGAAAGTACGACGGGTGTGTTAGAAATTGCAAAATGTCCGCTTTATTTCATAACATTAAATATGTGCTAAAAGAGGCTCACGCTGATGTGCTGGGCGAGGGTCACCACTCTCTGGGAGCTTTTAACAGCAGGGGACGGGGGCTGTTGGCTGGGAGACAGTCTCTCCTCTGCAATATAAAATACGCTTTGGTGCTCCTTCTGCtgagctgcagtggtggaaacaaatataaaaacaatatgtattctatatttaaaaaatatatattcacgATTTACATCAAAAAACTCGGGGGTGTGATGGTACACGCATTCGCAACTTGCGCAAAATGTTGataaactgcatttaaaaaaacgacaagcaaaacaaaaaaattgtttttgcatTCCTCCACCCCCTCCCCCCAACCCTACcgaaatttaataaaatgtatttatctcGGTTTTGCAACGTAACCACTGCGATAACCGGGGGATTATTGTATTACTGCTTTTAGATATCAATACAGCAgtgtagcatgtgtgtgtgtgtgtgtgtgtgtgtgtgtgtgtgtaatttccCTCTCTTTGAACTCCCTAATCTTCCCATGCCCGACCCCATAGCACATTTGATCCCTCTCTCTTTTGAATCCTCCCCCGCACAGCTATCCAAACACTGCACGAGTTTCCGCTCGAGAGCCAAGAAACCCTCAATCGAACAACAAAGACACTGATGATCTCGAAGAGAAAAGAACAAGAACTAGCAGATCAAATTTAACAACATTCCCAAacccagcaaaaaaaaaaaaaaaacatttgcactgGAAAGCGGGTCTCACCGAGTGCACGGAGCTCGTGGTCCTTGTTTGGAGTCTTGTTCATGATGCCACTCTCAGTAGCCAGAATAGGAATGGTTCGGCCTGTCGTGAGCCCCACGTGGCTGCCGGGTGCCTGGGCGAAGGCCGACGCGTAAACGCTGCTTCCGCTCGGGCTGGACATCTTGGATTCGGATTTGGGCTCCGGTTGTTTGGGCAGAACTCCGCGGTTCTGGCTTTTGCTCTGCTCTTTGACGCCGCTCGAGTCTGGATAGGAGTCGCTGGCTCTCTGGGGGTGGCCGCTGTAGTTTGAGTAACGCGAGGAACTCTGTGTGGTGGACCTGGAGGGAAAGTGAGATGAATATCAGGGCTGCTTAGTGGCAGAGGTGCTCGTgcatgtgtttgtattttttttatattatatgccGTATATCCAATGGATAAATGAGCACGAGGTACGCAGCCATGTATGTCTGTGTCTGACCTCAGTACAGACGTGCTGCTGTGCTCCGAACTCTGCAGGTTTTTCGAGCTGGTGTTGTGCAGGACAGTGGGTCTGTGCTGAAGGCTCTCCTGGGGCCGAGGGCTCATCGCCTGGTGGCTGTAAGGCAGAGAAGGTGGACGCGAGCTAGAGCTGCTGCTTCCGGTCTGCTCTGCTGCtcctgcagaaacacacacattaacattcCGGCGTATTAAAGATATTCTCAAGCGCTGAAAATTGTAATGTGCTGTATATATTCGtcacgttgtgtgtgtgtgtgtgtgtgtgtgtgtgtgtgtgtgtgtgtgtaattgtaccAGGTCTCCAGATGGGGGCATGCTCCACATTGCCATGACCgagagatctctctctctctctgtcccgatcgcgctctctctccctctcgcgctccctctccctctctcgatcccgttctcgttctctctccctctcgcgGTCTCTTTCGCGGTCTCTTTCGCGGTCTCGTTCTCGCTCCCGGTCTCTCTCGCGCTCTGAAGGCGTCGGCGTGCCCTGGAGTTTGCTTATGTGCGAGCTTCCGACTAGAGACgagaacaaattaaaaaatttataaatataaataaaaacaggacatgaaattgACATGGATTGCATTTGGAAGATGCAGAGCCCCCTTATGCAGAGccacttacaattatctcattcattcattcaattgagggttaagggccttgctcaagggcccagcagtggcaactcacatccttctgatcagaagtccaacatcctaactattgagctaccacttccccactGAAATGCTGTGTAGGATATCCTGTgttgatcagtgtgtgtgtgtgtgtgtgtgtgcgcgtgtaccTGGGGAAATGGGTGAGGTGGTATACCCTCGGCTAGGGAAAGTGGTTGGCGTTCCGGAGAGGTAGTTGATGCGGTCCATTGGGGACGCAGACGCTCCTGAAGGAAGTGAGACAGTGATGAGAAATGACTTATGACATGAAggttttatccatttacagtacagggtttctgcaggtttcaccaaaTCGAACACTTTTCAAGAGATTTTTAaaatccaataaataaataaataaatgaaatccgAGCGATCGAGAGAGGGTCGCACCAagacagaaagctgattggctgttgcatgttggactcgtttgtagtcgtaatacagtgaaaattatttttgaaagaAATACAACCTCCaagaaaacaaaccaaaaaaataaaaaaaaataaaaacaacaaaaggttctaaagtgctgcaggagcatGTGAATGTGAAGTGGAGGCGGCGTTACACGGACATCGAAAAATTAACACCCAGAACAGTGAATTTAAGAGTTTTCAGGGtcttaaattaacatttttttttttagactccACAGAAACCCTAAAGTATAGctaagcagtgtgtgtgtgtgtgtgtgtctacctCGTGTTGCAGGTGAGTAGGGTAAAGTGAGCGGTGGGTCCCGTGGACCTCTCAGTAGATCGGATCTCTGCGTCATAGCTGCTGCAGGCCACTGGTGCATCTGCTGTGAGGTGATGTAGtcggtgaagagtgtgtgtctgttctcGAGGGCCGCCGTATCAGGGAAGCCCCGGATTAGATAAGGGGGATAGGGGTGGGGGTATCCAGGAGCAGGAGCCAGGTGTCGTGGCAGGTAATAAGCAGCTGAAAGTGGTACGCAGTGTTATAAGTTAATTAGAATGCAAGATATTTCTATTAAGGAGATTCACGCTCACGTGCTGGCCTACCTGGATCTAAAGGAATGCCCCGGGGCAGGGCAGCAGGGTCGAAGGGCAGCGATATCTGCCTTGGGTACATGTCGGTTCCCAGACCCTGCAGCAGCCGCTCGTAGGAGGCCAGAGAGGCGGCGTGATCCCCCACGACAGGCAGCGGAGACTTGGTGGTGCTCATTTCTCGAGGAGTTGGCGTAGACTTGCGTTCCTGCTGAGGAACCTTAGCCGAGCCTGGGAGAGACGTGCATGCATTCAGTAATGCAATTCCAAGCATTATGGCACgtagaaaaacaaacaagtcGAAAACTTGATTCAAGAAATAATCTCCGTTATGTAACCAAAACTATGtagttttaaccaaaattattctgcaaaatgtttttttttcaactacatttaagttccctgtcaTTAACTAACCTGCAAATTtgaattttgcattttataccCATTAATTCCTGCTAATTCctattaattcccatggaaaggttcgccttgaaaattcctggaattttccTTGGATTGTGCAACCCTAACCTTCGTGCTGCCGCTGCGGCGTGTCTCTGCTCGTCAGTGGGGATCCTCTGTGCGAAGGCGGCGCGTATCCAGCCCTCTTGTGCTCATCGTAGCCCACGGGGCTGTGGTGGCTTTTGCCTGCCTGTTCTGCTCCCAGCACCAGGGAGCTTGAGGTGCTGACCACGGCGCTGGGCCGAGATTTAGGCCCCGGCTCGTCGTAGTGGCCCCTCTCTAAATGAGGCGGGAGATTCGAGTATGGCCGAGGGGAGCTGGATATGATGGAGCGCACGTCGTGGCGTTTGGACGAACCTGCGGGCTCCAGTTTGAGAGGCGTGCCCTGTAAATCAACCATTCACTCAATAATGCGGCTCTGAATAAATAGGACAAAACTCAGTGTCctggtttaaaaatataaacagaaatgagtgagtgagtgacctGCGTGATGGAGCCCTCTTTCGGTGCTTTGCTCATCAGCACCCCCTCTGGTGGGATGAGGTGAATGGAGCGCCCGCCCTCTTTAACCGTAGGCACTACGCCATCATGGGGGCGGCCCTTGATGGCGTCAGGGCCGCGAGGAGACGGAGAGCTCTCGCGCTTCAACTGCTTCGGCTCCCGGCGCGAATACTCCTCCTGGGCGTCGACGTGACGTGGGATACCTGGGAAGCACGAAAAGCGTTCGTTCTTTTATTAGCGAACGCGTTCGTGTGTAACatgaggagtgtgtgtacaCGAGCGGCGCTCACCCTGCGAGATAGAGCCACGGTGATGAGGACGaggactctctctctcctgaggCATCGCTCTACCCATCAACCCTACGACAACAGGGGGAGATGAAGAGGTTtagaaaatgaatgtaaaattattagggggaaaaaaaaaaaaaaacttccgaTCAGAGAGATCTATCATCTGTACTGACCCTCAGCGGTGGACAGTGTGTCCCGTAATGGCAGCACTCGAGAGATTCCCCCTCCTTCCATGATTTCGTATGAGCGTTTCATCCCCAACACCTCTCCTCTGCCTTCCTCCTTTGGGTTCGGGGCGCCTGTAAACAGGAGAAAGGAAACCATGGGCGAatataacaaaagcatgaaatacctggtggtgtgtgtgtgtgttataaataatttaatataaataatatataaatatatatgagatTATAATTACGGTCATAGGAGAGGACGTGTCCACTGATGCCCTCATACAAGACGTGTCCCTTGGCTTGGTTTTCCTCTCTGGATCTGTCTCTGCTGGGGCTGTCCTCAGCGATAAGACGAGTAATGGTACCCTTATACAGCACATCTGCAGGGGTGccctgtcaaacacacacacaatttacataGAATAATGTACAAGTCATTTcgaggagacacacacacacagagacatttttatatataaaaatacatacacatacagctgtttgtgtgtttatgcgtTTGGGTCTATTCGCATGCagctgtgcgtgtgtgtgtgatcagaggAAGGGTATTAAAAAAGATGGGACAGTGTGCACCCGCTGCTATGGCAACTGAGTGTAGATAGATTGCTTGTTATATCATTCCGTTCtagtacgcacacacacacacacacacacacacacacacacacacacacacacacacagactgaaagAGGATCAAAGTGTGCTAGCTCCAGAGATGTGAGATGGCTGACTGATGGAAAAGGGTTCAGCCATTAATGTAAAGTTTATAGAAAAGgtatgtgaacacctgaccataagatcacTATATGCTTCCTGTTTCCACATTAGGTCTCCATTGTCTGTTATAATatcccccactcttctgggaagatgttccactagatttttttttgttggggtttgtggagattcattaagaaacaagggtgttaataaagtcaggtactgatggatggaggtgagaagctgaggaggcctggggtgccgtcagcgttcacattcattcatgttaaatagttttggagctctatagcaggagatcttccactccaacccatgtaaagcagatgatCTTCGAGTTTTTATGcgattgtgtgccttcaacattgtggtaacagtttggagaagcaCCAAACACAGctggaaaactcaggtgtcccaatacttttgtttatattgtgtatatttcttTAGAGGTTTGCAGTTGGTACTTATTTTTTACTGAAAGATTATCTGGTTTATTTCAAGTGTTCATTACGGTGttttgttacacacacacacacacacacacacacacacacacacacacacacacacacacacacacacacacacacacacctgagtgaTGGAGCCACCACGGTATGTTATGGAGGATTCGGGGTGGATGCGCGTGCCAGGAATACCCTTTGTGATGCTTCCTCCTTGTACAGCTGGCATTGggcctgtaaaacacacacacacacacacacacacacacacacacacacacacacacacacacagtaagaacTACCCAGCTAATGCTcttacacaaataaacatgccTTAAATATTACtttgtttcattgtgtgtgtgtgtgtgtgtgtgtagagatgcAGAAAGCTACTAGACAATGTaaaaagttgatgtgttgatgGGGGTgatgtaaaatgttttcaggCATTAcgaccttgctgtgaccttgacCTTGTCTGGACGACCGTTACCTAGGTAACAGtgggtatttttatttattgatttattttttttgcagctttaCTAAGTTTCATGGTGTTTCTGGTTCTTCATATGGCGAGTAATCATCAGAGAGCTGAGGATTAGTGAGAACACGCTGGAATGTCTTATGCGTCCCTGTTACGGTTGGACGTCCCCGATCGGGATCGGCGTTTTCATAGTGACGGACGCGTGGAAACGATGCTAAATAACTGATAGAGGGTAACGCTGACTAACCGCGGCCGCCGAGGCTCTCCGGAGCAATGCCGTGTGTGGACAGATTCTCAGCCTGAGATGAGGAGGGGCCACGTGGAGACAGCTGCTCCTGTTTAACCACTGGGTACCCggctgtgtgtgagagagagagagagagagagagagagagagagagagagagagagagagagagagagagagagagagagagagaagagttgaggtagagagagagggggaaaaagagagagtgcaaggaagagggagagaaagaaaaagagtggTTGGAAAGACGGGGAGAGGGAGGGggagcaagagagaaagagagagagagagagagagagcattaaAACTAATCATGTCCTGTATTACACAATAACAGCTACTAATTGAAACAGAATGTCTTACACTGTTCGTTTAAAGCACCAtggttctcacacacacacacacacacacacacacacacacacacacacacacacactaccgaGTTTCCGATGCTCCATCCAGGAGAGAGGCAGTGCTCCAGGAGTCATCTTGCCGTAGTCTGAGCTGTGGGCGGGGCTGTGCATCTGCACTGGCGTACCCtggaaacacaaacactcataaGCAAACAAAATCAAACAGAAATCAAACTATTCAgatccaaaaaaatatatatcattatagTACTTTACATTATCAAAGTACTAGTTACTCGTATCGCCTCCTTTTCTCCAGTAACTTCTTTTTTACTAAAGAACAGTGTTGCTTCTTATCTATTTGCAGCTACACTCATCTCTAACTTGCATTACACCAATTATAAACAGTCCCAACCGAAACCCCTGCATGTCTTGTTGCCTCtgtctgacactggagactcctttctgaTGAACCCGTGTGTTCACCAGAATCCTGTCGGGTTGCGGGTTAATCTTCTTCCTCacgtacaaaaataaaatgcttgtgGTGTGGGCACTGCGCGCTGTTCTCGGTTCTGTGACGTTGTTGGGTGCTGCGAGTCGTTAGTGAGGTCTGTTTAACACTACCAGGTGCTGTGTGATGTTGCTAAACGCTGTGCAATGTGACCAAGTTTTTTATCGATGTGTGACGTTGTTAAGCGCTGCGTGTCTTGTGTGATGTTAACAGGTGCTATGCCATATTGTTATACCCTGTGCCACATTGTGAAATTTTATTGCCCGTTATGTTGCTGATGGTTGTGCAACACTGTCAACGTTTGTGCGATGTAATCAGGAGCGAGTTAATAATACTGGTTGTTATTTTGCTAACCGTTGTGCGATGTTATTAGGAGAGGTGTAATAATATTGGTTATGTTGCGATGTTGTCAGGAGCGGTGTAATAATACTGGTTGTTATGTTGCGATGTTATTAGGAGAGGTGTAATAATACTGGTTATGTTGCTGACAGTTGTGCAATGTTGTCAGGAGCGGTGTAATAATACTGGTTGTTATGTTGCGATGTTGTCAGGGGCGGTGTAATGTTATGTTGTTGACAGTTGTGCGATGTTACCGGGCACTGTGTGACATTGTTGGGAGAGGTTTCATATCACCAGGTAATATGTGACGTTGTTGACAGTTGTGGGACGTTGTTGGGAGCTGTGTGACAGGTGTGTATGAACATGTGACTGAAGGAAAGGGTTGTGATGTGAAGGTGTACCTGTGTGATGGAGCCGCCCGGTTTAGCTGAAGAAATGAGAGGAGGAGGGTCGGGGATGTGCAGCGGCCGTACACCAGCCAGCCTTTCCTGCTGAGGagctacacagacacacacacacacacacacacacacacacacacacacacacacacacacacacacacacacacacacacacgaatcagAGCTCAGTCTAACACAATAATTACACATTAAATAAACTGAATGGAGCTCATGCCTTTCATTCTTTTACTACACCTTCTATCATTCCTTTTAATGGAGCAATGGCTCTTCCTTCttcttgtcttcctttcttcccCCTTTCATTTACATTCTTTTTGTTTATCACAGCCTAATTCTGTCTCACCTTTTTCCGTATCATTTCCTACTATCGTTCTCTTTGTCGTATCCCTATTTTCTTTTGTCCACTTCTTTCTTATCCTCCCCTTCTTTTCATCtatcatatttctttctttcgaaACCATTCCATATTTTCATTCCCCGTTCTATACAGTATGGCGTTCTTTTCATTCGCTTTGTATCCATTTTCTTTCTACCCTGCTTCCATCTTTCCATCCTTCCACCATGTCCTCTGCTGTATCACTAAACTGCGGCACCAAAAACACAAATTGCTATACGACAGGGTGAAAAGTATCGGGACAGGAGCGGTTGACCACGGGGCCGATAAAAACGAATAAAGAAGAAACAGATGACTTGTTGtatgccgtgtgtgtgtgtgtgtgtgtgtgtgtgtgtgtgtgtgtgtgtgtgtgcgcacgtgcgAGTGTCTTACAGGAGTTATAGTGCAGGTACGGCGACATCACAGGACGGCCGAGACTCATGGCTCTGATGTGATCCGGGCCGGGATCCTTCTTCAAGTCGGTGAGAGGAGAGAACGCCCGGGGTttatctacaaacacacacacacacacacgcaggtgATTTTGACCTGACTGTACAGAAGCGACCGGAGTGTGTGAGGTCAGATCGACTCGGCCTgagcagaaataaataaataaaacaaaatacattaaaatccCCATCTGCACACTGACAAAGCCAGCACAAGCACCAGGAGGGTaaacactcttacacacacacacacacacacacacacatacacacacgcacacccacacccacacacacacgcacagcaAAAAGCGAACGCGTTTTCAGATCAacagatcaaatcaaatcactGGAACAATGTGGGAAGCGTGTGATTGGCCGCCCCTGATCATCATTCTGTACATCACACATGAggctgagggggaaaaaaatcgtgtgtgtttctgtgccgTGTGTAAAAACCTACGTAATCCGTGAAGCAGAGAGTGTAGCCATCTTTCCTTCCCCCCCTCCAGTTCTGCAGGGATGATACAGATAGACTACAGCTGAGCACATCAGCTCAATGCAGAAATgaattcagaaataaataaaaaataaataaaatcatacacCATACGCCTCACACACAAGCTTTCAGTTTAGCACTTTAGTGCTTTCACTAGGTCCTGGCTTCAGAGATGCATGAGGAGTCTTCTAGAGATTTCCAGAAAGGTCTGAGGACACATTTATACACGGCATGga includes:
- the ncor2 gene encoding nuclear receptor corepressor 2 isoform X2 — translated: MSSHSQPVPQSRRAMEARHMHNAAGLPLQLGRAHTDVGIVDYHTRDFGSHLSHGTLAQSHRRRPSLLSEFQPGSERGSETHIRYEHIYLPESNSQSEVEYGEIKRPRLDIGAESLMRHTSQRPPLPLSAEDIVKERSSSSSMGKIEPISPVSPAVMEADLELVPTRFSKEELIQNMDRVDREITMVEQQICKLRKKQQQLEEEAAKPQEPERSISPPPSEAKHRSLVQIIYDENRKKAEEAHRILEGLGPRVELPLYNQPSDTKQYHENIKINQVMRKKLILYFKRRNHARKQWEQKFCQRYDQLMEAWEKKVERIENNPRRRAKESKVREYYEKQFPEIRKQRELQERMQNRVGQRGGLASAARSEHEVSEIIDGISEQENSEKQMRQLAVIPPMLFDAEQQRIKFINMNGLMGDPMKIYKDRQVMNMWSDQEKDTFREKFIQHPKNFSLIASFLERKTVAECVLFYYLTKKNENYKNIVRRNNRRRGRSQNNQQQQQQQQQQQQQQQQQQQQQQQQQQQQQQQQQQQQQQQQQQQQQVNRNSQEEKEDKEAEKEGERDEDKNEGDDKEDGMKDDTSGEDGEDKDPPVAVKGRRTANSRGHRKGRITRSMANEQEESSSPPLSGEMANLEMNESSRWTEEEMETAKKGLLQYGRNWSSIAKLVGSKTVSQCKNFYFNYKKRQKLDEILQQHKMKSEQERKARRKGKALQNEETSAPSAADEEEMEGSGGSGNEEEAQEDGEGGPNQSSDTESLPSPHSSESSKAKDSSSSRFKSAPNTTSASTSASSSDKDAPEEEKPQVKCEQGVVKQEEQPEGSDRVKEVHEEPEDKKPPTLEAEEGKREGRKREREQGGRDSDSSATCSADEVEETESVEKNRITSPRPSLLSYAHDGVISTALQKPLDLKQLKQRAAAIPPIMPDISVAAGGMLGKPQLMPDAQALYEQQIIMAHESSQVTKQQQQQQQQQQHPQPIKSQHYPGSIAESGSPRIRTRTPTPSDREKEDKPRAFSPLTDLKKDPGPDHIRAMSLGRPVMSPYLHYNSSPQQERLAGVRPLHIPDPPPLISSAKPGGSITQGTPVQMHSPAHSSDYGKMTPGALPLSWMEHRKLAGYPVVKQEQLSPRGPSSSQAENLSTHGIAPESLGGRGPMPAVQGGSITKGIPGTRIHPESSITYRGGSITQGTPADVLYKGTITRLIAEDSPSRDRSREENQAKGHVLYEGISGHVLSYDRAPNPKEEGRGEVLGMKRSYEIMEGGGISRVLPLRDTLSTAEGLMGRAMPQERESPRPHHRGSISQGIPRHVDAQEEYSRREPKQLKRESSPSPRGPDAIKGRPHDGVVPTVKEGGRSIHLIPPEGVLMSKAPKEGSITQGTPLKLEPAGSSKRHDVRSIISSSPRPYSNLPPHLERGHYDEPGPKSRPSAVVSTSSSLVLGAEQAGKSHHSPVGYDEHKRAGYAPPSHRGSPLTSRDTPQRQHEGSAKVPQQERKSTPTPREMSTTKSPLPVVGDHAASLASYERLLQGLGTDMYPRQISLPFDPAALPRGIPLDPAAYYLPRHLAPAPGYPHPYPPYLIRGFPDTAALENRHTLFTDYITSQQMHQWPAAAMTQRSDLLRGPRDPPLTLPYSPATRGASASPMDRINYLSGTPTTFPSRGYTTSPISPVGSSHISKLQGTPTPSERERDRERERDRERDRERDRERERERERDRERERERERERERDRDRERERSLGHGNVEHAPIWRPGAAEQTGSSSSSSRPPSLPYSHQAMSPRPQESLQHRPTVLHNTSSKNLQSSEHSSTSVLRSTTQSSSRYSNYSGHPQRASDSYPDSSGVKEQSKSQNRGVLPKQPEPKSESKMSSPSGSSVYASAFAQAPGSHVGLTTGRTIPILATESGIMNKTPNKDHELRALAQQKEHQSVFYIAEERLSPSQQPPSPAVKSSQRVVTLAQHISEVIKKDYMRQSQQGQAGGQSVYGYHSSPVLDLTRPPSAPQTPLETSVGSRFTPEGSSNDRDRLRDRSPPQSKVSPVSLSADCIEPVSPPGGVSEPESQAAACPSEQAEQGSQPPAFFSKLTENNSAIVKSKKEMIKKMVVGNDSDFNSGQPGTEIFNMPASATGGSVAVRSQPPPDSSGNTIGLEAIIRKALMGKYDDQADERSNSVSGPPAAADPRTDEPYTLSGKSKSSGRSNGRKTKSPGPGLSGGERPSSVSSVHSEGDCNRRTPLTNRVWEDRPSSTGSTPYPCNLFTMMRMPGSVMPGPSPSPTQSTAGPPQPQSRTWEEEPKPLLCSQYETLSDSE